AGCGCTTCGAGCTCCGCGGGGATCTTTTCTCCCGGCGTGTAGGTCTGGGGACCAACGGTGTCCTGCCCCATCTCCTCGAGGATCTTCAGACCGCCGTCCTTGGCGAGAATGAGTTCCACCAGCTCCAAGGCGCGCTTCTTGTTCGGTGCATTCCGCTCCCAGTCCGTTTCAGCACGGGTAAAAGAGGGGCCTCCCTTCGATCAGATCTGGGTTATCGTCTCCTTCAGGGAGATGCCCAGCCTCTCCAGTTCTTCCAGGACAGGGCCCCAGATCTCGGGTAGGACCGGGATATGGACCCCAGGCGTTTGAATTTTGCCTTCGAGGATAAGCCTGGCGGCGATCGCTGGCGGCAGCCCTGTCGTCTTCGCTATGGAGCTATCCCCACCAGGAACGCCCCTATCAATGAGAGTGGAACGGAAAACCTTCTTCCTGCCCTCTCCCTTGTAAGCAGCGACAAACTCGTCCTGCAGAATTACCAGGTCCTTTTCGTCCTTGCTGAAAACTAGTTTTTCGGCGAAAAGGAAGGAAACCACGTCTCTTGGGCTTCCCTTGGCAAAGGGTATCGGTCTGTCCTCCAGGAGGCCAAGCCAGTCGAATCGAAGCATTACCGTCGAATAGGGCTCCAACCGGAGAAACTCGCAAAGACCCGATACCAAGTCGGTTCCCCGTTCAAGGCTTGCCCTTTCAGCCATGAAGGACTTCAAAGTCTTCCCCTTCATGTCCATTACATTCTCCTCGAAGAGTCCCAGGGCATTCATCTTGCAGATGGTCTCGCACCAGCCCGGGTATCGGATTGTTCCGCGGTAGATACTCCTTGCTTCGGGAATTCCATAAATATCAAGGTAAGGCAGGGAATCCGCGTTGGCGTAAATTTCGAACCATCCCAGACCTTGCACTTCCTCGAGGTAAACATGTTCGTAGGTCTTTCCGCCAGGCCATTCGAAGATTTTGCCGTCAAGCATGGCCCGAGCGTCCCTCTTGCTTGCGCCTATAAGGCTCGCCGGGGCCCAGGAGAGTTTATAGCCCCAAGGGTTGGTATTCGCGTCGGCCGAGGGAAGGGCTCCGCAGATCGAGCGGAAGGATTCCACTTCTCCGCCTTCTTTGCGGATCCTGTCTATCGTCCTGGCCGCCGACATGTGATCGATTCCGGGGTCGAGACCCATTTCCGTGATGAAAGGGATTCCCGCCGCTTCGACATCCTTCGAAAGGCCCCTCATCTCCTGGTCAAGGTAGGAGGCATGGACAAGGGGGATCTTTTTCTTCAGGCACTCTTTCGCTATGGGGACCATGAAAGCCGGTGGGAGAAGGTTGACCACAATGTCGGGGTTTACCTCATCGATTAGTTTTCCACTGTGACTCTCCGCGTCGAAGACATGGGTCTTTGCTCCAGGTATACCCGCGACGGTTCTACCAAGGTTTTTCTCCGAGGAAGCCGCCACGTGGACGACCGCTCCCTCCAACTTCCCCAGGTAATTAACGCAGGGTCTGGAAACCCTGCCGGAGCCAAGTACCAAAATTTTTTTCATTTGGAAGCACTCCTTCGCCAAAAAATATACCCGTAGAACCGCCCCATCAAAGGGATCTGGCTACCATCTCCACAAGGCCAATGAAATCGAAAACAGGCAAATTTGTCGTTTTTCGTATCGATTCCGAGAAGGGGGGCAGGTCGGTGCACTCCAGCACGAAAGTCCTGATGCCGGGGTATTGGCGGATAGCCTCCCTGGCTGTTCCAGTCACTTCGGTTTCAACGGTCTCAAGGCTGATATCCTCATCGGGATCGGTGAAGATTTTACCCCATTCGGGGCATTCCTCAAGTCCGAAGAGCCTCAGGGGTATCTCTTCATGGATGCCGACCGCCTCAAGGTGCTCCTTTCTTAGCGCAGCTTTTTTGGCGGTAATGACGCCTATCTCGGCTTTCGGCCCCAACATCGCATGGACCAAGGGTACCAGCAGGAGGCTCGAGGTGAATACCGGCACGTCCAGGGACGAAGCCAGTTCCTTCTGGAAGATAGCGTTGAAGCCACAACTGGTGGTGATGGCCCGCACACCATCGGATACCATTAAGCGGGCTTCCCTGATCATCTCCTGGAGAACCTTTCGATCAGGGCTTTCAAGAATAGTCTGAATATTGGCCCCCTTCACCCGGCAGAATCGGACCGGGAAATCGTAGGTATCAGGATTGGTGCTGTTCCCCTTCAATGACTCGAGTTGGGCAAGCCCCCTTGGGACATGCCCTTCTTCCCAGCAGAGAATCCCAACTTTGGGAGGTGCGCCTGCTTTTACCATCGTCTCAATCCCTTAAAGTTAAAATAATTTTCCATGATCAAGAGGATCGGCGGTCCTCCGTAGCCGTGGACCGCCGATCCATCCGTTACGTTTCTCCAGTCCCAAATCTAGCCCATGAAACCGATCACTAGGAACATTACAACGGCGAGCCCCGCGGCTGTCAAAGCGTAGGGCAACTGGGTCATAACGTGGTCCATATGGTCCGAAGCCGCCCCGAAGGATGAAAGGCAGGTCGTGTCGGAGACCGGCGAACTATGGTCCCCGAGGCAACCCCCACCCACGATGGCTCCGACCGTGGCAAGGACTACGCTGTTGATGGCTCCTCCTGAAAGGTTCAGGGCCAGGGGAAGCACGAAGGGCGTGAGAATCGCGTAGGTTCCCCAAGAAGTGCCTGTGAAGAAGGAGATCAAGGCACCGGTCAGGAAGGTAACCACCGGGAGCATACCGGCGGTCATCCAACCCTGGGTGACGGAGATGATAAACTGTTGTGCTCCCAGTGTCTTGGAGATGTCGTTAATGCAATAGGCGAGGGCAAGAATCATGATCGCCGGTAGGACGGCCTTTATCCCGTTTACGGCGACGTCCATTCCGTCTTTGACACCCTTGAAGTAACCGCCGAAACTCATGATCACGGCCTGGTACATCACCCCAGCGAAGAAGGCCTCCAGTATCTTGGTACTGCCCAGGATAAGGAAAGTGCCAAGAGCAATGCTGATCACTATCAAGACAGGTACGACAAGGTAGACGAGGAGGTTTACCCTTTTCCCCGGGATGGGTTTAATGAGGTCCATCTCCTCTCCAGTGAGGGGTGTCGCCCCGTCACGGATCACTTTCCCTTCGTTCATCGCGCGTAGTTCAGCCTTTTTCATCGGCCCGAAGTTGGGGATGATCTGGAACGCGAAAAGCCCAGCCAGGATCACGGCGAACCACCCATAAAAGTTGTAGGGGATGGCTTTAATGAAGACCGACATGCCTTCGTCAGCTGTTACGATAGGCCCATAACCTTTCAGGAGTCCCGCGATATACACGGCCCATCCGGATATAGGCACGAGGGTGCACACCGGTGCGCTTCCCGAGTCCAGTAGGTATGCAAGCATCTCCCTTGATACCTTGTACTTGTCCGTCAGTGGGCGGGCGATGGGACCACTGAAGAGGGGGCTGAAGTAGTCGCTGAAGAAAATGAAGATGCCCAAAAGCCAGCCAAACCCGGAAGCCGCTCTTCTGGAGCGGATCTTCGTCGATGCCCATTCGGCGAAACCTTCAATAACGCCTGATCTAAGGTAAAAGGCAATCATTACCCCGATAGCTACCTCTATCATCATCACCCATATGAAATCGGCGTTACCAAGAGCGCTCTGAAAGAGTTTGGATAGCCCCGTGGCGGGGTCGAAGCCAGCGAGGAGAACGCCCAAAAGACAACCTATGACCAGGGAGAACACGGCGTCCTTCGTCCTGAAAGCAAGGAACAAGGCAACAACGACGGGGACCAGTGAAAGAATGCCTCTGGTTGCTACACCTTCCATCTTCCATTCTCCTTTCCGTCAAGGAATGGTCTCATCTTTGAAACTTGAACCAGGTAAATCTGCCTTTGGGTATTCCTTCTCCTCCTTTCATCGGGTTTACCGGCTCCCCCGTGCCGGTTACGGCAAGGAAGCCCTGCCTTCGCAGGTCACTTCCACGTTGCTGTGTGAGAAAAAGGCCTTCTCCATCCTGTTGTTCTTCCCCGAGACGAGGGTCACTCGGGTCACATCCGGGCCGCCGAGGTCGTACCCACCCCCGGATTCCAGATAGAAAGAATGGGCAGCATCCCCATCGACCGATCCCTTATCCTTAAACAAACCGTCCTCAAGAGCCGCAACACAAACCGCTATAGAGCCGGTGCCGCAGGACGGCTCGATCAAATTCCTCGGAATCGAATGGGGGAATATAACCCGCAGATCATTTCCCTCCCTCGCTGGATGATCATCGTAAAGGGCAAGGTCAAAGCCGGCCCAGGGAGATAGCGTAAAAAACTCTTCCTGCATGGTCACTATCTTATGCCTTGCGACCTCATCCAGGTTCTCCACCTCTGAGCCGGGAAGGGCCTTCCGAAGTTCGTCGGCGTGTACGACCAGGAACTTGCCGATCCTCCAAGCCCTGATCCCGTCGAGGACCATGGGTTCGATCCCTTGTTGATAAATTTCCCCCAGGAACTGAGTCATGTCAGTCTCCGTGGAGGAGGTGTTACCCTCACCAGCGATGTGGATAGGGGTAATACCCGCCGGGGTCCCCAGCAACAGGGTTCTTTCGTGGCCCAGGTTTAGCCCGAATTTTTTGGCCCAAGCAGTGCAAACCAGCACCTTCCCCAAAACTTGCGTAAGCCCCCCGCAGGCCGATATGAATTTCCTCGAGGCCCGGCCTACGATACGAAGGACCAGGTCGCACCCATCCTCCCCGGGGTAAAGAATTCCCGCTTCGTGGGAGCAGAGGTAACAGTCATCCAATACGGCAAGGGAGACCTCCAGTTCTCTTCCCGCGGGAAGTTGTCTCCCGTCAATGATTGTAATGGTGTTGCCGCCCATGTGTCCCTTGACGAAGTCAAGCATCATGGGTTGAAAGCCCCCTTCCACTCCTCTTCCAAACGGTTGGCCACAAGGCCGCGTTTCTGCAGTTCTTCCATGAAGAGATCAAAGGGCACTTCCGTGGGATCTACGACCCCCTTTCGGGACAGCCTACCATCTAGGATCATCTGGGCACCTATCGACACCGGGAAACCGACGGTCCTCTGCATGGCCGTAAATCCTGTTTGAAGATCCCTTTTATCCGTTATCTGCCAGACTACCCTTATCTTCTTTCCGGCCTTAAGGCCTCGTACATCGGACCTTATCAGTGCCACATCCCTTTCATCATCCTTGTAAAAGAATTGCTCCTGTGAGCC
The sequence above is drawn from the Thermovirga sp. genome and encodes:
- a CDS encoding transporter, with amino-acid sequence MEGVATRGILSLVPVVVALFLAFRTKDAVFSLVIGCLLGVLLAGFDPATGLSKLFQSALGNADFIWVMMIEVAIGVMIAFYLRSGVIEGFAEWASTKIRSRRAASGFGWLLGIFIFFSDYFSPLFSGPIARPLTDKYKVSREMLAYLLDSGSAPVCTLVPISGWAVYIAGLLKGYGPIVTADEGMSVFIKAIPYNFYGWFAVILAGLFAFQIIPNFGPMKKAELRAMNEGKVIRDGATPLTGEEMDLIKPIPGKRVNLLVYLVVPVLIVISIALGTFLILGSTKILEAFFAGVMYQAVIMSFGGYFKGVKDGMDVAVNGIKAVLPAIMILALAYCINDISKTLGAQQFIISVTQGWMTAGMLPVVTFLTGALISFFTGTSWGTYAILTPFVLPLALNLSGGAINSVVLATVGAIVGGGCLGDHSSPVSDTTCLSSFGAASDHMDHVMTQLPYALTAAGLAVVMFLVIGFMG
- a CDS encoding saccharopine dehydrogenase, encoding MKKILVLGSGRVSRPCVNYLGKLEGAVVHVAASSEKNLGRTVAGIPGAKTHVFDAESHSGKLIDEVNPDIVVNLLPPAFMVPIAKECLKKKIPLVHASYLDQEMRGLSKDVEAAGIPFITEMGLDPGIDHMSAARTIDRIRKEGGEVESFRSICGALPSADANTNPWGYKLSWAPASLIGASKRDARAMLDGKIFEWPGGKTYEHVYLEEVQGLGWFEIYANADSLPYLDIYGIPEARSIYRGTIRYPGWCETICKMNALGLFEENVMDMKGKTLKSFMAERASLERGTDLVSGLCEFLRLEPYSTVMLRFDWLGLLEDRPIPFAKGSPRDVVSFLFAEKLVFSKDEKDLVILQDEFVAAYKGEGRKKVFRSTLIDRGVPGGDSSIAKTTGLPPAIAARLILEGKIQTPGVHIPVLPEIWGPVLEELERLGISLKETITQI
- a CDS encoding aspartate/glutamate racemase family protein encodes the protein MVKAGAPPKVGILCWEEGHVPRGLAQLESLKGNSTNPDTYDFPVRFCRVKGANIQTILESPDRKVLQEMIREARLMVSDGVRAITTSCGFNAIFQKELASSLDVPVFTSSLLLVPLVHAMLGPKAEIGVITAKKAALRKEHLEAVGIHEEIPLRLFGLEECPEWGKIFTDPDEDISLETVETEVTGTAREAIRQYPGIRTFVLECTDLPPFSESIRKTTNLPVFDFIGLVEMVARSL